The proteins below come from a single Agrococcus beijingensis genomic window:
- a CDS encoding MerR family transcriptional regulator, whose amino-acid sequence MEWSIQRIAKLAGVSSRTLRHYDAVGILHPARTDAGGMRWYDETSLSRLQRILLLRGLGVGIPAIADSLERASDEEALGAHLVDLEREADRIQRQIRAVEQTLRAREGGDAMTAEEALDGFDQGQYEQEVTERWGADAWKRGQDWWKRMSEDDRRGFQQEHERLVAGYAAARAAGEPVDGPTVQALAERHYRWIGASWQTSEPDLDMFAGLGDMYVADERFAAAYGGAEGAAYVRDAMRALADGRR is encoded by the coding sequence ATGGAGTGGTCGATCCAGCGCATCGCGAAGCTCGCCGGGGTCTCGAGCCGCACGCTGCGGCACTACGACGCCGTCGGGATCCTGCATCCTGCCCGCACCGACGCTGGCGGGATGCGCTGGTACGACGAGACGTCGCTCTCGCGCCTGCAGCGGATCCTGCTGCTGCGCGGGCTGGGCGTCGGGATCCCCGCGATCGCCGACAGCCTCGAGCGCGCCTCCGACGAGGAGGCGCTCGGCGCGCACCTGGTCGACCTCGAGCGCGAGGCCGACCGCATCCAGAGGCAGATCCGCGCCGTCGAGCAGACGCTGCGGGCACGAGAGGGAGGAGACGCCATGACGGCGGAGGAAGCGCTCGACGGGTTCGATCAGGGCCAGTACGAGCAGGAGGTCACCGAGCGCTGGGGCGCCGACGCCTGGAAGCGCGGCCAGGACTGGTGGAAGCGCATGTCGGAGGACGACAGGCGCGGGTTCCAGCAGGAGCACGAGCGGCTGGTGGCGGGCTACGCCGCAGCCAGGGCGGCGGGCGAGCCGGTCGACGGCCCCACCGTGCAGGCGCTCGCCGAGCGGCACTACCGCTGGATCGGCGCCAGCTGGCAGACGAGCGAGCCCGACCTCGACATGTTCGCCGGGCTCGGCGACATGTACGTCGCCGACGAGCGGTTCGCCGCCGCCTACGGCGGCGCGGAGGGCGCCGCGTACGTGCGCGACGCGATGCGGGCGCTCGCCGACGGGCGGCGGTAG
- a CDS encoding fluoride efflux transporter FluC, with the protein MQLLASAVAVALGGALGSLARALLEASIAHGWALLLVNALGSFALGLSTAALAGAPAWLRHGIGAGLLGGFTTFSAVALASAIAGAGGSAMLLIPALPGIALALGMLAAGLLAAWAGLHAGRALARKRSA; encoded by the coding sequence GTGCAGCTCCTCGCCTCCGCCGTGGCCGTCGCCCTCGGCGGCGCGCTCGGCAGCCTGGCGCGCGCGCTGCTCGAGGCGTCGATCGCCCACGGCTGGGCGCTGCTGCTGGTGAACGCGCTGGGCTCCTTCGCGCTCGGGCTCTCGACCGCGGCGCTCGCGGGCGCTCCCGCGTGGCTGCGGCACGGCATCGGCGCAGGCCTGCTGGGCGGCTTCACCACCTTCAGCGCGGTCGCGCTCGCGAGCGCGATCGCGGGCGCCGGGGGCAGCGCCATGCTGCTGATCCCGGCGCTGCCCGGCATCGCGCTCGCGCTCGGCATGCTCGCCGCAGGCCTGCTGGCGGCATGGGCGGGCCTGCACGCCGGTCGCGCGCTGGCCAGGAAGCGCTCCGCATGA
- a CDS encoding fluoride efflux transporter FluC has protein sequence MTALELLGIAAAGGLGAVVRFLTGALARRRPERATIAVNLVASLLAGLLTSLLIVDESWRAILVTGFCGGLSTYSAFAVQAVEQLERRRGGSAALDVAVTVVGGAIAASAGLLLGALLVPAVAA, from the coding sequence ATGACCGCGCTCGAGCTGCTCGGCATCGCGGCTGCGGGCGGGCTCGGCGCTGTCGTGCGCTTCCTGACCGGCGCCCTCGCCCGACGGCGGCCGGAGCGGGCGACGATCGCGGTCAACCTCGTCGCGAGCCTGCTGGCCGGCCTGCTGACGAGCCTGCTGATCGTCGACGAGTCGTGGCGCGCGATCCTGGTGACCGGCTTCTGCGGCGGGCTCTCCACCTACTCGGCGTTCGCGGTGCAGGCGGTCGAGCAGCTCGAGCGCCGCCGCGGCGGCAGCGCGGCCCTGGACGTCGCCGTCACCGTCGTCGGCGGCGCGATCGCCGCATCCGCCGGCCTGCTGCTCGGCGCGCTGCTCGTGCCTGCCGTCGCCGCCTGA
- a CDS encoding DUF3073 domain-containing protein, translating into MGRGRQKAKHTKLARELKSFSPNINYSVLQQELGSAPANDELVDKWADYAEYETDGDSDDDYADDVPQGRSA; encoded by the coding sequence ATGGGTCGTGGTCGCCAGAAGGCCAAGCACACGAAGCTGGCACGTGAGCTGAAGTCATTCAGCCCGAACATCAACTACTCCGTGCTCCAGCAGGAGCTCGGGAGTGCCCCCGCCAACGACGAGCTCGTCGACAAGTGGGCCGACTACGCCGAGTACGAGACCGACGGCGACAGTGACGACGACTACGCAGACGACGTCCCGCAGGGGCGCAGCGCCTGA
- a CDS encoding L-serine ammonia-lyase produces the protein MGSHATATAPVFESLSVLDLFKIGIGPSSSHTVGPMRAALDFVHQADASGRFDEIVRLRVDLLGSLGATGSGHGTDTAIMLGLSGLAPDTVETPQITATLQEIRSAGELRLGGRLAVPFDEAKVFVFRPLTVRREHPNALRITAFDASDAEIASAGYYSIGGGFVMRHDEGDVLSPVPEPAQQLHPVPYPFTHGDELVALCRESGLSVHELMLANEGAWRPREQTIAQLERIWEVMQECVAHGIEVDGILPGGLDVKRRSKDWHAKLLERDASPKSGRPDLLEGMEWVNLYALAVNEENAAGARVVTAPTNGAAGIIPAVMHYADRFANCVDDEVSWQVRFLLVAGAIGIIIKSNASISGAEVGCQGEVGSACAMAAAGFAAVLGATPEQIENAAEIGIEHNLGLTCDPIKGLVQIPCIERNAMASVKAINAARMSKQGDGTHYVSLDTAVETMRRTGADMSDKYKETALGGLAVAFIEC, from the coding sequence ATCGGCAGCCACGCCACCGCGACCGCGCCCGTCTTCGAGTCGCTGTCGGTGCTCGACCTGTTCAAGATCGGCATCGGACCGTCGTCGTCGCACACCGTCGGCCCGATGCGGGCCGCGCTCGACTTCGTGCACCAGGCGGATGCGTCGGGTCGCTTCGACGAGATCGTGCGGCTCCGCGTCGACCTCCTGGGCAGCCTCGGCGCGACCGGCTCCGGGCACGGGACCGACACCGCGATCATGCTCGGACTCTCCGGCCTCGCGCCCGACACGGTCGAGACCCCGCAGATCACCGCGACCCTGCAGGAGATCCGCTCGGCGGGCGAGCTGCGGCTCGGAGGCCGCCTCGCCGTGCCGTTCGACGAGGCGAAGGTGTTCGTCTTCCGGCCGCTCACCGTGCGCCGCGAGCACCCGAACGCCCTGCGCATCACCGCCTTCGACGCATCCGATGCCGAGATCGCCAGCGCGGGGTACTACTCGATCGGCGGCGGCTTCGTCATGCGCCACGACGAGGGCGACGTGCTCTCCCCCGTGCCCGAGCCCGCGCAGCAGCTGCACCCCGTGCCCTACCCGTTCACGCACGGCGACGAGCTCGTCGCGCTCTGCCGCGAGAGCGGCCTGTCGGTGCACGAGCTGATGCTCGCGAACGAGGGCGCCTGGCGCCCGCGCGAGCAGACGATCGCCCAGCTCGAGCGCATCTGGGAGGTCATGCAGGAGTGCGTGGCCCACGGCATCGAGGTCGACGGCATCCTGCCCGGCGGTCTCGACGTGAAGCGGCGGTCGAAGGACTGGCACGCCAAGCTGCTCGAGCGCGACGCGAGCCCGAAGTCGGGCCGCCCCGACCTGCTCGAGGGCATGGAGTGGGTGAACCTCTACGCGCTCGCGGTGAACGAGGAGAACGCCGCCGGCGCCCGGGTCGTCACCGCGCCCACGAACGGCGCCGCCGGCATCATCCCCGCCGTCATGCACTACGCCGACCGGTTCGCGAACTGCGTCGACGACGAGGTGTCGTGGCAGGTGCGGTTCCTGCTGGTGGCCGGCGCGATCGGCATCATCATCAAGTCGAACGCCTCGATCTCGGGCGCGGAGGTCGGGTGCCAGGGCGAGGTGGGCTCCGCCTGCGCGATGGCCGCGGCCGGCTTCGCCGCCGTGCTGGGCGCGACCCCCGAGCAGATCGAGAACGCCGCCGAGATCGGCATCGAGCACAACCTCGGCCTCACCTGCGACCCCATCAAGGGCCTCGTGCAGATTCCCTGCATCGAGCGCAACGCCATGGCGAGCGTCAAGGCGATCAACGCCGCCCGCATGTCGAAGCAGGGCGACGGCACCCACTACGTCTCGCTCGACACCGCGGTCGAGACGATGCGTCGCACCGGCGCCGACATGAGCGACAAGTACAAGGAGACCGCCCTCGGCGGGCTGGCGGTGGCCTTCATCGAGTGCTGA
- a CDS encoding DUF5652 family protein has product MTTRRGGDEMRRRLEDPAMRGAVAAAVVWSLAWKGASLWRASQDRSKPWFVTLLATNTLGLLDAVYLFGVSPARRRSADDAR; this is encoded by the coding sequence ATGACGACACGACGAGGTGGTGACGAGATGCGTCGACGGCTGGAGGACCCCGCGATGCGCGGGGCCGTGGCGGCCGCCGTGGTCTGGAGCCTGGCCTGGAAGGGCGCCTCGCTCTGGCGCGCGTCGCAGGATCGCAGCAAGCCCTGGTTCGTGACGCTGCTGGCCACGAACACGCTCGGGCTGCTCGACGCCGTCTACCTCTTCGGCGTCTCGCCGGCGCGCCGCCGGTCTGCGGACGACGCCCGCTGA
- a CDS encoding DUF4190 domain-containing protein — protein MAGEADRFRPRDPSPSQEREGSVSERTPRTAPSSMGPADRQAPPPQQPQSYAWPQPQQSPRQSAPTYPPTQYAAPRFTAGAAPGRDAPLIHPAAAQVGGQMPYGVPVYRAPVYAYAPPPQRGLSITALVLGICSAVFAWTLVVVPLIGIVFGFLALRREPAGRAMAITGLITSGLGIVWIALFYVLPFLGALGAIFLGMGFV, from the coding sequence ATGGCCGGAGAAGCCGACCGCTTCCGACCGCGCGACCCGTCCCCGAGCCAGGAGCGCGAGGGCTCGGTCTCGGAGCGCACGCCGCGGACCGCTCCGTCGTCGATGGGCCCCGCTGACCGACAGGCGCCGCCCCCGCAGCAGCCGCAGTCGTACGCGTGGCCGCAGCCGCAGCAGTCGCCGCGGCAGTCCGCACCGACGTACCCGCCGACGCAGTACGCCGCGCCGCGCTTCACCGCCGGTGCCGCCCCGGGTCGCGATGCGCCCCTGATCCACCCCGCCGCCGCGCAGGTCGGCGGCCAGATGCCGTACGGCGTGCCGGTCTATCGCGCGCCGGTCTACGCCTACGCTCCGCCGCCGCAGCGCGGGCTCTCCATCACCGCGCTGGTGCTCGGCATCTGCTCGGCCGTGTTCGCCTGGACGCTGGTGGTCGTGCCGCTGATCGGCATCGTCTTCGGCTTCCTCGCGCTGCGCCGCGAGCCGGCAGGGCGGGCGATGGCGATCACGGGACTCATCACCTCGGGGCTCGGCATCGTCTGGATCGCGCTCTTCTACGTGCTGCCCTTCCTCGGCGCCCTGGGCGCCATCTTCCTCGGCATGGGATTCGTCTAG
- the purM gene encoding phosphoribosylformylglycinamidine cyclo-ligase, with amino-acid sequence MTDPYASAGVDTEAGDRAVELMKAAVSRTHGPGVLGGVGGFAGLFDLSAAGSYAKPLLATSTDGVGTKIALAQAIDKHDTIGQDLVGMVVDDIVVVGAKPLFMTDYIACGRVVPERIADIVRGIAQACEATGTALVGGETAEHPGVMEPDDYDVAGAAVGIVEADAVLGAERVGAGDRVVALASSGLHSNGFSLVRHILAERGIGLTDRVDELGGVAAEVLLEPTRLYTLPLLGMLEQGLGIRSISHVTGGGIAANLARVLPPQLAVEIDRAGWQVPSVFDALAQLGAFPLTEAEGTWNLGLGMLVVVDQADADAVIRASEAAGIAAATVGVVEGAPVGDLRAAGWVQGAKGVDGGAVRLSGSYR; translated from the coding sequence ATGACCGATCCGTATGCCTCCGCCGGCGTCGACACCGAGGCGGGCGACCGCGCGGTCGAGCTCATGAAGGCCGCCGTCTCGCGCACCCACGGACCCGGCGTGCTGGGCGGCGTGGGCGGCTTCGCCGGCCTGTTCGACCTCTCGGCCGCGGGCTCCTACGCGAAGCCGCTGCTGGCCACCTCGACCGACGGCGTCGGCACGAAGATCGCGCTCGCGCAGGCCATCGACAAGCACGACACCATCGGCCAGGACCTCGTGGGCATGGTCGTCGACGACATCGTCGTGGTCGGCGCCAAGCCGCTGTTCATGACCGACTACATCGCCTGCGGCCGGGTGGTGCCCGAGCGCATCGCCGACATCGTGCGCGGCATCGCCCAGGCCTGCGAGGCCACCGGCACGGCGCTCGTGGGCGGCGAGACGGCGGAGCACCCGGGCGTGATGGAGCCCGACGACTACGACGTGGCGGGCGCCGCGGTGGGCATCGTCGAGGCGGATGCGGTGCTGGGCGCCGAGCGGGTCGGCGCCGGTGACCGCGTGGTCGCCCTGGCATCCTCGGGCCTGCACTCGAACGGCTTCAGCCTCGTGCGCCACATCCTCGCCGAGCGCGGCATCGGGCTCACCGATCGCGTCGACGAGCTGGGCGGCGTCGCGGCCGAGGTGCTGCTCGAGCCCACTCGCCTCTACACGCTGCCGCTGCTGGGCATGCTCGAGCAGGGGCTCGGCATCCGCTCGATCTCGCACGTCACCGGCGGCGGCATCGCCGCGAACCTCGCGCGCGTGCTGCCGCCGCAGCTCGCGGTCGAGATCGATCGCGCCGGCTGGCAGGTGCCGAGCGTGTTCGACGCGCTCGCGCAGCTGGGGGCCTTCCCGCTGACCGAGGCGGAGGGCACCTGGAACCTGGGGCTCGGCATGCTGGTCGTCGTCGACCAGGCCGATGCGGATGCGGTCATCCGGGCTTCGGAGGCGGCCGGCATCGCCGCGGCCACCGTCGGCGTGGTCGAGGGAGCGCCCGTGGGCGACCTGCGGGCGGCGGGCTGGGTGCAGGGCGCCAAGGGCGTCGACGGCGGCGCAGTGAGGCTCAGCGGCAGCTATCGCTGA
- the tdh gene encoding L-threonine 3-dehydrogenase, with amino-acid sequence MHALVTRGKPGLELIEIPEPETPAGHVKVRVLRAGICGTDLHIDAWDAWAQSAVTPGLTVGHEFCGEIVEVGEGVTDFAVGQLMSGEGHVVCGHCRNCRAGRRHLCIRTSNLGVQRDGCFAELVVLPAANVWVHPGLTAASATPAQLDVFGIYDPFGNAVHTALKFPVIGEDVLVTGAGPIGLMAAMVARHAGARHIVVTDIAEPRLELARTLGFRALNPRDASIGDVQRELGMQEGFDVALEMSGSPTALVGIIENLNFGGRIAMLGLPSAPIEVDFGKVVSHMLTIQGIYGREMFETWYAMSAMAQTGLDVLPVITDRFAFGDWEAAFDRARSGSAGKVILDFTDDRADGADSQGA; translated from the coding sequence ATGCATGCACTCGTGACCCGAGGCAAGCCAGGGCTCGAGCTGATCGAGATCCCCGAGCCCGAGACCCCCGCAGGCCACGTGAAGGTGCGCGTGCTGCGCGCCGGCATCTGCGGCACCGACCTGCACATCGACGCGTGGGATGCGTGGGCGCAGTCGGCGGTCACGCCCGGCCTGACGGTGGGGCACGAGTTCTGCGGCGAGATCGTCGAGGTCGGCGAGGGCGTGACCGACTTCGCGGTCGGGCAGCTGATGAGCGGCGAGGGCCACGTCGTCTGCGGCCACTGCCGCAACTGCCGCGCCGGCCGGCGGCACCTGTGCATCCGCACCTCGAACCTCGGCGTGCAGCGCGACGGCTGCTTCGCCGAGCTCGTGGTGCTGCCGGCCGCGAACGTCTGGGTGCACCCGGGGCTCACGGCAGCGTCGGCGACGCCGGCGCAGCTCGACGTCTTCGGCATCTACGACCCGTTCGGCAACGCCGTGCACACGGCGCTCAAGTTCCCCGTCATCGGCGAGGACGTGCTGGTCACCGGCGCCGGCCCCATCGGGCTGATGGCCGCGATGGTCGCGCGGCACGCGGGTGCCCGGCACATCGTCGTCACCGACATCGCCGAGCCGCGCCTCGAGCTCGCCCGCACCCTCGGGTTCCGCGCGCTCAACCCGAGGGACGCATCCATCGGCGACGTGCAGCGCGAGCTCGGCATGCAGGAGGGCTTCGACGTCGCGCTCGAGATGTCGGGCTCCCCCACCGCGCTCGTCGGCATCATCGAGAACCTCAACTTCGGCGGCCGCATCGCGATGCTCGGCCTGCCGTCGGCGCCGATCGAGGTCGACTTCGGCAAGGTCGTCTCGCACATGCTGACGATCCAGGGCATCTACGGCCGCGAGATGTTCGAGACCTGGTACGCGATGAGCGCCATGGCGCAGACCGGCCTCGACGTGCTGCCCGTCATCACCGACCGCTTCGCCTTCGGCGACTGGGAGGCCGCCTTCGACCGCGCCCGCTCGGGCTCGGCGGGCAAGGTGATCCTCGACTTCACCGACGACCGCGCCGACGGCGCCGACAGCCAGGGAGCCTGA
- a CDS encoding glycine C-acetyltransferase, with product MYSVRDAISAELAEIEAAGLTKRERAIDSPQAATVVAGGERVLNFCANNYLGLADDPRIVEAAKAALDEWGFGMASVRFICGTQTQHLELEARLASFLGQEACILYSSCFDANGGLFETLLSAEDAVISDALNHASIIDGIRLSKAARHRYANRDMGELEARLQEAAGARRRLIVTDGVFSMDGYLAPLEAICDLAERYDAMVMVDDSHAVGFTGPSGAGTPELAGVQDRVDIISGTLGKALGGASGGYIAARAEIVDLLRQRSRPYLFSNALAPSVVAGSLAALDLVEGAGELREQLRDNTARFRAGMEAAGFELLPGEHPITAVMFHDARLASQMADAMLEEGVYVTAFSFPVVPRGEARIRVQLSAAHSSEDVDRAVAAFAAARERVAA from the coding sequence ATGTACTCCGTCCGCGACGCCATCAGCGCAGAGCTCGCCGAGATCGAGGCCGCCGGCCTCACCAAGCGCGAGCGGGCCATCGACTCGCCGCAGGCCGCGACCGTCGTCGCCGGCGGCGAGCGGGTGCTCAACTTCTGCGCCAACAACTACCTCGGCCTCGCCGACGACCCGCGCATCGTCGAGGCGGCGAAGGCCGCGCTCGACGAGTGGGGGTTCGGGATGGCCTCGGTGCGGTTCATCTGCGGCACCCAGACCCAGCACCTCGAGCTCGAGGCGCGACTGGCGTCGTTCCTCGGGCAGGAGGCGTGCATCCTCTACTCCTCGTGCTTCGACGCGAACGGCGGGCTCTTCGAGACGCTGCTGAGCGCCGAGGACGCGGTGATCTCGGATGCCCTGAACCACGCCTCGATCATCGACGGCATCCGCCTGTCGAAGGCCGCCCGCCACCGCTACGCGAACCGTGACATGGGCGAGCTCGAGGCGCGGCTGCAGGAGGCCGCCGGCGCGCGCCGCCGGCTGATCGTCACCGACGGGGTCTTCTCGATGGACGGCTACCTCGCCCCGCTCGAGGCGATCTGCGACCTCGCCGAGCGCTACGACGCGATGGTGATGGTCGACGACTCGCACGCGGTCGGCTTCACGGGGCCCTCGGGCGCCGGCACCCCCGAGCTCGCCGGCGTGCAGGACCGCGTCGACATCATCTCGGGCACGCTCGGCAAGGCGCTCGGCGGCGCCTCCGGCGGCTACATCGCGGCGCGCGCCGAGATCGTCGACCTGCTGCGGCAGCGGTCGCGGCCCTACCTGTTCTCGAACGCGCTGGCGCCGTCGGTGGTGGCCGGCTCGCTCGCGGCGCTCGACCTCGTCGAGGGCGCGGGCGAGCTGCGCGAGCAGCTGCGCGACAACACCGCGCGCTTCCGCGCCGGCATGGAGGCCGCGGGCTTCGAGCTGCTGCCGGGCGAGCACCCGATCACGGCGGTCATGTTCCACGATGCGCGGCTGGCGTCGCAGATGGCGGATGCGATGCTCGAGGAGGGCGTCTACGTCACCGCCTTCTCGTTCCCCGTCGTGCCCCGCGGCGAGGCGCGCATCCGGGTGCAGCTGTCGGCCGCTCACTCGAGCGAGGACGTCGACCGCGCGGTGGCGGCGTTCGCCGCCGCCCGCGAGCGCGTCGCCGCCTGA
- a CDS encoding SDR family oxidoreductase, whose product MNVDTESIKHLPEQSQDWPGRTDELEPVPDHGETSYTGRGRLEGKRALITGGDSGIGRATAIAFAKEGADVAIAYLPQEQQDADETCRQVEAAGRKCVAVPCDQRTEQANIELCQKAVEGLGGLDILVNNSGYQMAQDGLDKISDEQLRQTFETNIFAMFNLTKAVLPHLGEGSAIVNCSSIQAFEPSETLLDYASTKAAINNFTVNLAAQVGERGIRVNAVAPGPIWTPLQPSTKPSVKDFGMNAPLGRPGQPIEVATAFVYLASDEASYVSGTVLGVTGGKPVF is encoded by the coding sequence ATGAACGTCGACACCGAATCCATCAAGCATCTGCCCGAGCAGTCGCAGGACTGGCCCGGGCGCACCGACGAGCTCGAGCCCGTGCCCGATCACGGCGAGACGAGCTACACCGGCCGCGGCCGGCTCGAGGGCAAGCGCGCGCTCATCACCGGCGGCGACTCCGGCATCGGCCGCGCGACCGCGATCGCCTTCGCCAAGGAGGGCGCCGATGTCGCGATCGCCTACCTGCCCCAGGAGCAGCAGGACGCCGACGAGACCTGCCGCCAGGTCGAGGCCGCGGGCCGCAAGTGCGTCGCCGTGCCGTGCGACCAGCGCACCGAGCAGGCCAACATCGAGCTCTGCCAGAAGGCCGTCGAGGGGCTCGGCGGCCTCGACATCCTCGTCAACAACTCCGGCTACCAAATGGCACAGGACGGGCTCGACAAGATCTCCGACGAGCAGCTGCGGCAGACCTTCGAGACGAACATCTTCGCGATGTTCAACCTCACCAAGGCCGTGCTGCCGCACCTCGGCGAGGGCTCGGCCATCGTCAACTGCTCGTCGATCCAGGCCTTCGAGCCCTCCGAGACGCTGCTCGACTACGCCTCGACGAAGGCGGCGATCAACAACTTCACCGTGAACCTGGCCGCACAGGTCGGCGAGCGCGGCATCCGCGTGAACGCCGTCGCGCCCGGCCCGATCTGGACCCCGCTGCAGCCGTCGACGAAGCCCAGCGTGAAGGACTTCGGCATGAACGCGCCGCTCGGCCGCCCGGGTCAGCCGATCGAGGTCGCGACCGCGTTCGTCTATCTGGCGAGCGACGAGGCGAGCTACGTCTCCGGCACCGTGCTCGGCGTGACGGGCGGCAAGCCGGTCTTCTAG
- the purF gene encoding amidophosphoribosyltransferase yields the protein MCGIVGIVSDSSVNQQVYDALALLQHRGQDSTGIATVEGRSIHVRKAKGQVREAFRTRDMRALLGNTGLGHVRYATRGEAANELEAQPFYVNAPYGIVLVHNGNLTNTRELEQELATRDHRHVNTGSDTEMLVNVLGSELQSLVGSGGLDVDQLFAAVRRTHERVEGSYGVIALIAGHGLLAFRDPFGIRPLVLGSRTSAAGQTEWMVASESVALTGSGFTLERDVAPGEAVFIALDGAMTSAQTHDSPVLLPCAFEYVYLARPDSVMNGINVYESRLRMGEMLADTIAKYTPSGAIDVVMPIPDSSRPAAMEVARRLGIEYREGFYKNRYVGRTFIMPGQQERKKSVKQKLNALESEFRGKNVLVVDDSIVRGTTSREIVEMMRSVGTSSVTFTSAAPPVRYPHVYGINMPSRAELIASGRSIPQVNEALGSDFLVYQEVADLQRAIIGGTDIQGLDLSCFTGEYVTGTVTDEYLQWVEQTQLS from the coding sequence GTGTGCGGCATCGTCGGCATCGTCTCCGACTCGAGCGTCAACCAGCAGGTCTACGACGCACTCGCGCTGCTCCAGCACCGCGGGCAGGACTCCACCGGCATCGCGACCGTCGAGGGGCGCTCGATCCACGTGCGCAAGGCGAAGGGCCAGGTGCGCGAGGCGTTCCGCACCCGCGACATGCGCGCGCTGCTCGGCAACACCGGCCTCGGCCACGTGCGCTACGCCACCCGCGGCGAGGCGGCCAACGAGCTCGAGGCGCAGCCGTTCTACGTGAACGCGCCCTACGGCATCGTGCTGGTCCACAACGGCAACCTGACCAACACGCGCGAGCTCGAGCAGGAGCTCGCGACCCGCGATCACCGCCACGTGAACACCGGCTCCGACACCGAGATGCTCGTGAACGTGCTCGGCAGCGAGCTGCAGTCGCTCGTCGGCTCGGGCGGCCTCGACGTCGACCAGCTGTTCGCCGCTGTGCGCCGCACCCACGAGCGCGTCGAGGGCTCCTACGGCGTCATCGCGCTGATCGCCGGGCACGGCCTGCTCGCCTTCCGCGACCCCTTCGGCATCCGCCCGCTCGTGCTCGGCTCGCGCACCAGCGCCGCCGGCCAGACCGAGTGGATGGTCGCCAGCGAGTCGGTCGCCCTCACCGGCTCGGGCTTCACGCTCGAGCGCGACGTCGCACCGGGCGAGGCGGTCTTCATCGCTCTCGACGGTGCGATGACCAGCGCCCAGACGCACGACTCCCCCGTGCTGCTGCCCTGCGCGTTCGAGTACGTCTACCTCGCCCGCCCTGACTCGGTGATGAACGGCATCAACGTCTACGAGTCGCGCCTGCGCATGGGCGAGATGCTCGCCGACACCATCGCGAAGTACACGCCCTCCGGCGCGATCGACGTGGTCATGCCCATCCCCGACTCGTCGCGCCCGGCCGCGATGGAGGTCGCGCGCCGGCTCGGCATCGAGTACCGCGAGGGCTTCTACAAGAACCGCTACGTCGGCCGCACCTTCATCATGCCCGGGCAGCAGGAGCGCAAGAAGTCGGTGAAGCAGAAGCTGAACGCGCTAGAGAGCGAGTTCCGCGGCAAGAACGTGCTCGTCGTCGACGACTCGATCGTGCGCGGCACCACCAGCCGCGAGATCGTCGAGATGATGCGCTCGGTGGGCACCAGCTCGGTCACCTTCACGTCGGCAGCCCCGCCGGTGCGGTACCCGCACGTGTACGGCATCAACATGCCGTCGCGCGCCGAGCTGATCGCCTCGGGCCGCTCCATCCCGCAGGTGAACGAGGCGCTCGGCAGCGACTTCCTCGTCTACCAGGAGGTCGCCGACCTGCAGCGGGCCATCATCGGCGGCACCGACATCCAGGGGCTCGACCTCTCGTGCTTCACCGGCGAGTACGTGACCGGCACGGTCACCGACGAGTACCTGCAGTGGGTCGAGCAGACGCAGCTCAGCTAG
- a CDS encoding ABC transporter permease translates to MNAPADSAQPDAANSHETRDDEQMQVRRTPRYGAFMAIGAVIGAVAAWLISSAMPPSTDANGTPVDTSPVLGLAIVVGFVLGVAVGGLVAWIIDRSLAKRARTVTVERTEVREIETDALADEGVEAGSAQPESPTADARPAEDDRPAEDDRPRGA, encoded by the coding sequence ATGAACGCCCCCGCCGACTCCGCTCAGCCCGACGCCGCGAACTCGCACGAGACGCGCGACGACGAGCAGATGCAGGTGCGGCGGACGCCGAGGTACGGGGCCTTCATGGCGATCGGCGCCGTCATCGGCGCGGTGGCCGCCTGGCTCATCTCATCGGCGATGCCGCCCTCGACCGACGCCAACGGCACGCCGGTCGACACCAGCCCCGTGCTGGGGCTGGCGATCGTCGTCGGCTTCGTGCTCGGTGTCGCGGTGGGAGGGCTGGTCGCCTGGATCATCGACCGCTCGCTCGCGAAGCGCGCTCGCACCGTGACGGTCGAGCGCACCGAGGTGCGCGAGATCGAGACGGATGCGCTCGCCGACGAGGGCGTCGAGGCCGGCTCCGCGCAGCCCGAGTCGCCCACCGCCGATGCACGGCCTGCGGAGGACGACCGACCTGCGGAGGACGACCGCCCCCGAGGGGCCTGA